The proteins below come from a single Malus sylvestris chromosome 3, drMalSylv7.2, whole genome shotgun sequence genomic window:
- the LOC126614436 gene encoding scarecrow-like protein 21, producing the protein MQESYKHVIPNVSHPFGEQPVEEPESYCWPSFQNADHQASSDEVVQGTKLSVQRFEQHCSLESSSGTSAYPGRSSASSLNFSGNGSPASHPDLHSYQSGGSPVNQSCMSNDTDDLSHKMRELENALLGNDSDAFDVYDIIDEGGPNQNYSEAEDREQMMLMISRGDLTEVLCACAKALANNDMSTTEWLISILRQMVSVSGEPIQRLGAYILEGLIARLASSGSSICASLRCKEPASAELLSYMHILYEVCPYFKFGYMSANGAIAEAMKDESRVHIIDFQVAQGTQWITLIQALATRPGGPPQIRITGIDDSASAYVRGGGLGVVGQRLSRLAESCKVPFEFHAAGIFGSEVQLEDLEIRPGEAIAVNFAFMLHHMPDESVSSHNHRDRLLRLAKSLSPKVATLVEQESNTNTAPFLPRFIDTLSYFRAVFDSIDVALPREHRERINVEQHCLAREIVNIIACEGAERVERYEPLSKWRSRFIMAGFSPYQLSSFVNATIKTLLQSYSEKYTLEEIDGALYLGWMNKPLVASCAWR; encoded by the coding sequence ATGCAAGAATCTTACAAGCATGTAATCCCGAATGTTTCTCATCCGTTCGGAGAACAGCCTGTGGAAGAGCCGGAGTCTTATTGTTGGCCTTCCTTCCAGAATGCTGACCATCAAGCATCCTCTGATGAGGTTGTCCAAGGAACTAAGCTTTCAGTTCAAAGATTTGAACAGCACTGCAGCCTTGAGTCATCCTCGGGAACCAGTGCCTACCCTGGTCGCAGTTCTGCATCAAGTTTAAATTTCTCAGGAAATGGAAGTCCAGCTTCACATCCAGATTTGCATTCCTACCAGTCTGGTGGCTCTCCTGTCAACCAATCGTGCATGTCAAATGATACGGATGACCTGAGTCACAAAATGAGGGAACTGGAAAATGCTTTGCTGGGAAATGATTCAGATGCCTTTGACGTGTACGACATCATAGATGAGGGGGGGCCGAATCAAAATTATTCAGAAGCAGAAGACCGGGAACAGATGATGTTGATGATCTCCAGAGGTGACTTGACAGAAGTGCTTTGCGCATGTGCAAAAGCATTGGCAAACAATGATATGTCAACGACTGAATGGTTGATCTCAATCCTACGTCAGATGGTGTCAGTTTCAGGTGAGCCAATCCAACGTTTAGGAGCTTACATTTTGGAAGGTCTTATTGCAAGGTTGGCCTCGTCGGGGAGTTCTATCTGTGCATCCCTAAGATGCAAGGAGCCTGCCAGTGCTGAACTCCTCTCGTACATGCACATACTCTATGAAGTCTGCCCATATTTCAAGTTCGGATATATGTCAGCAAATGGGGCGATTGCAGAAGCTATGAAAGATGAAAGTAGAGTTCATATAATTGATTTTCAGGTAGCTCAAGGTACTCAGTGGATTACTTTAATCCAGGCTTTAGCTACTCGGCCAGGAGGACCCCCACAGATTAGGATCACGGGCATAGATGATTCCGCATCAGCTTATGTTCGGGGAGGGGGGCTTGGTGTTGTGGGACAGAGGTTGTCAAGGCTTGCGGAGTCATGTAAGGTACCCTTTGAGTTCCATGCTGCTGGAATTTTTGGTTCCGAGGTTCAACTTGAGGACCTTGAGATTCGACCTGGCGAGGCTATTGCAGTGAATTTTGCCTTCATGCTGCACCACATGCCGGATGAAAGTGTGAGTAGTCATAATCACAGGGACCGGTTGTTGAGGCTTGCTAAGAGTTTGTCACCCAAGGTGGCGACTCTTGTTGAACAAGAATCAAACACCAACACAGCCCCTTTCCTTCCCCGTTTCATTGACACGCTAAGCTATTTTAGGGCTGTATTTGATTCAATTGATGTAGCTCTGCCAAGGGAGCATAGGGAGCGGATCAATGTCGAGCAGCACTGTCTGGCACGAGAAATTGTTAACATTATAGCTTGTGAGGGGGCGGAAAGGGTAGAACGTTATGAGCCTCTCAGTAAGTGGAGGTCACGATTCATTATGGCTGGGTTTTCGCCTTATCAACTGAGCTCCTTCGTAAATGCAACAATCAAGACTTTACTGCAGAGTTATTCTGAGAAGTATACGCTTGAAGAGATAGACGGAGCTTTATATCTCGGCTGGATGAATAAACCACTGGTTGCCTCTTGTGCATGGAGGTAA
- the LOC126614435 gene encoding probable WRKY transcription factor 20 isoform X2 encodes MLYGSLSSTTYSATTVCSDFNTSDERNSGSFEFKPHARSNMVTTDYNHYRNEQPVQVPGQAEPQSHASPTLAKNEMAVSSNELSLSAPVHTGGASAPVEDDSGDLTQREHPHPGVQTSQGDNKGNGPSVISSDDGYNWRKYGQKHVKGSEFPRSYYKCTHPNCEVKKLFERSHDGQITEIIYKGTHDHPKPQPSRRYNTGAMMPAQEERSDKASSLTGQDDKPSSIYGQMSSNNEPNSTPELSPVTGNDDSVEGTGSLSNRLPDEVDEDDQFSKRRRMDVGSIDVTPIVKPIREPRVVVQTLSEVDILDDGYRWRKYGQKVVRGNPNPRSYYKCTNAGCPVRKHVERASHDPKAVITTYEGKHNHDVPTAKSSSHDTSGPTTVNVPSRIRPEESDTISLDLGVGMTSGGEIRTNEHLQLHSDLVERQSHTNSNFRFAQNTPVSTYYGVLNGGMNQYGSRENPSESRSIEILPLNHSSYPYPQNMGRVLTGP; translated from the exons ATGTTGTACGGATCTCTGAGTTCTACTACATACTCAGCAACCACAGTTTGCTCGGATTTCAATACCTCGGATGAAAGAAATTCTGGAAGCTTCGAGTTTAAGCCCCATGCTAGATCAAATATG GTTACTACAGATTATAACCACTATAGGAATGAGCAGCCTGTGCAAGTCCCAGGTCAAGCTGAGCCTCAATCACATGCGTCACCAACTTTGGCTAAAAATGAGATGGCAGTCTCTTCAAATGAATTGAGTTTATCTGCACCTGTTCACACTGGAGGAGCTAGTGCACCCGTGGAAGATGATTCGGGTGACTTAACACAGAGGGAACATCCACATCCTGGGGTCCAAACATCTCAGGGTGATAACAAAGGAAATGGGCCTTCAGTAATATCCTCTGATGATGGGTATAACTGGCGAAAATATGGACAAAAGCATGTTAAAGGAAGTGAATTTCCTCGCAGTTATTACAAATGTACCCATCCTAATTGTGAAGTGAAGAAGCTATTTGAGCGATCTCATGATGGACAGATAACAGAGATTATCTACAAGGGTACACATGATCATCCTAAGCCTCAACCAAGTCGACGATATAATACTGGTGCTATGATGCCTGCTCAAGAAGAAAGATCTGACAAGGCTTCATCATTGACTGGTCAAGATG ACAAACCATCCAGTATTTATGGGCAAATGTCTAGTAACAATGAGCCAAACAGTACTCCTGAGCTCTCTCCTGTCACAGGCAATGATGATAGTGTAGAAGGCACAGGCTCACTGTCAAATAGGTTGCCAGATGAGGTTGATGAGGATGACCAATTCTCAAAAAGGAG GAGGATGGATGTGGGTAGCATTGATGTCACACCGATTGTTAAGCCTATCCGAGAACCACGAGTTGTTGTTCAGACTCTCAGTGAGGTTGATATATTAGATGATGGATACCGCTGGCGCAAATATGGTCAGAAAGTGGTGAGGGGAAATCCTAATCCAAG GAGCTATTACAAGTGCACCAATGCTGGATGCCCTGTTAGAAAACATGTGGAGAGGGCATCGCATGATCCAAAAGCAGTTATAACTACATATGAAGGGAAACATAATCATGACGTCCCTACTGCAAAGTCTAGTAGCCATGACACTTCAGGACCAACAACTGTGAATGTCCCGTCGAGAATTAGACCAGAAGAAAGTGACACCATAAGCCTTGATCTTGGTGTTGGAATGACCTCTGGTGGCGAAATTAGAACCAACGAGCACCTGCAACTGCACTCTGATCTTGTGGAACGGCAATCTCACACTAATTCCAATTTCAGGTTTGCTCAAAATACCCCTGTTTCGACATACTATGGTGTTCTTAATGGTGGCATGAATCAGTATGGATCTAGGGAAAACCCAAGTGAATCACGCAGCATCGAAATTCTACCTTTGAATCATTCCTCGTACCCATATCCACAGAACATGGGAAGAGTACTAACAGGTCCGTGA